In Apus apus isolate bApuApu2 chromosome 5, bApuApu2.pri.cur, whole genome shotgun sequence, the following are encoded in one genomic region:
- the FSHB gene encoding follitropin subunit beta, producing the protein MKTVNCYVLFFCWKAICCNSCQLTNITIAVEREECEFCITVNATWCSGYCFTRDPVYKYPPVSSVQQTCTFKEVVYETVKIPGCGDHPESFYSYPVATECHCETCDTDTTDCTVRGLGPSYCSFSQNGSNQ; encoded by the exons ATGAAGACAGTTAATTGTTATGTGCTGTTCTTCTGCTGGAAAGCAATTTGTTGCAATAGCTGCCAGCTCACCAATATTACTATAGCAGTGGAAAGAGAAGAATGTGAATTCTGTATTACAGTGAATGCCACGTGGTGCTCAGGATACTGCTTCACAAGG GATCCAGTATATAAATATCCACCAGTATCATCCGTTCAGCAAACATGTACCTTCAAGGAGGTTGTGTATGAAACAGTGAAGATCCCTGGTTGTGGTGACCATCCAGAATCATTTTATTCATACCCAGTAGCTACAGAGTGCCACTGTGAGACCTGTGACACTGACACCACTGACTGCACCGTGAGGGGCCTTGGGCCATCCTACTGTTCCTTCAGTCAGAATGGAAGTAACCAATGA